Proteins encoded within one genomic window of Mya arenaria isolate MELC-2E11 chromosome 13, ASM2691426v1:
- the LOC128213856 gene encoding RNA polymerase-associated protein LEO1-like, with product METIHGIACRDSRVKVTGKATPGKNFKGKNKPRQNTRRPVADGKGDARQTPKGEKPNRKRKGEPRGGPSPNKQQKQEPAGNKGEKKKKKRGGVKRNKGITDNMPIKNIPNLTELLQKATHAQRAAQKELDKTDRCKLFVKNFPISYKEPELKALSKDISAVDIHQNRKGNFRFGYLTFSSEKVAETNHKALQGKELDGTKLYVDFCGTKAKKGVSSIKEGKLIDPFKLYISHINQSTSISELRGLFPESVEIWIRISENAKNAMVFFESAAKAMKKLGAVGEYLAFYGLICLNKEGQPLTRDAEREFVTKKKVGYKMERFDEPGNNMEDDDNDDEEEDDDDDDEEEEETIKKVVKMERFDEPGNNMEDDDDNDDDEEEEKEPIKKVIKKEQKKGNKNIVKQEDKDDDDDEEKEELVVSTKVKIEKNDEWCN from the exons atggagACCATTCATGGGATTGCGTGTAGGGattctagggtcaaggtcactg GTAAAGCAACTCCCGGCAAGAATTTCAAAGGAAAAAACAAACCGAGACAAAATACACGGAGACCAGTG GCTGATGGTAAAGGAGATGCCAGACAAACTCCTAAAG GTGAGAAGCCCAATAGAAAGCGTAAGGGGGAACCAAGAGGTGGTCCCAGTCCCAACAAGCAGCAGAAACAGGAACCAGCTGGAAACAAAGGGGAGAAAAAGA AAAAGAAGCGAGGAGGTGTCAAGCGTAACAAGGGTATCACCGACAATATGCCCATAAAAAACATCCCAAACCTCACAG AACTTCTGCAGAAAGCCACACATGCCCAGAGAGCCGCACAGAAAGAACTTG ACAAAACCGACCGGTGTAAGCTGTTCGTGAAGAATTTCCCAATAAGTTACAAGGAGCCAGAGTTGAAAGCTCTGTCAAAAGACATCTCTGCGGTAGACATCCACCAAAATAGAAAAGGCAACTTCAG GTTTGGATATCTGACCTTCTCATCAGAGAAAGTAGCAGAAACGAATCACAAAGCCCTGCAAGGCAAGGAATTAGATGGAACCAAGCTGTATGTAGACTTCTGTGGAACAAAGGCAAAGAAGGGTGTCAGCAGTATAAAGGAGGGAAAAT TGATTGATCCGTTCAAGCTGTATATAAGCCACATCAACCAATCAACAAGCATAAGTGAACTCAGAGGACTGTTCCCGGAATCTGTTGAAATCTGGATCAGAATCAGTGAGAACGCAAA GAATGCTATGGTATTCTTTGAGAGTGCTGCCAAAGCGATGAAGAAGCTAGGGGCTGTTGGTGAATACCTTGCCTTTTACGGGCTCATCTGCCTCAATAAGGAAGGACAACCTCTCACACGGGATGCAGAACGAG AATTTGTTACAAAAAAGAAAGTAGGTTACAAAATGGAAAGATTTGATGAACCAGGCAATAACATGGaggatgatgacaatgatgatgaagAGGAggatgacgacgatgatgatgaggaggaagAAGAAaccataaaaaaagttgtaaaaatggaaaGATTTGATGAACCAGGCAATAACATGGAGGATGATGACGACaacgatgatgatgaggaggaggaaaAAGAACCCAtcaaaaaagttataaaaaaagaacagaaGAAAGGGaataaaaatattgtgaaacaagaagataaagatgatgatgacgatgaggAGAAGGAGGAGCTTGTAGTTTCAACAAAGGTCAAAATAGAAAAGAATGATGAATGGTGTAACTGA